A genome region from Natronobeatus ordinarius includes the following:
- a CDS encoding FAD-binding protein, whose translation MYEHDVIVVGGGGAGLRAAIAAHEAGADVAIVTKLHPVRSHTGAAEGGINAALREGDDWELHAYDTMKGSDYLGDAPAIETLAKDAPKDTITLEHWGMPFSREEDGTVSQRPFGGLSFPRTTYAGAETGHHLLHTLYEQVVKRGVQVYDEWFVMNLAVTDEPDPNDRTCHGVVAYDVQTGKIQGFKANKGVILATGGPGQAFDHTTNAVSCTGDGPAMAYRAGVPLEDMEFIQFHPTSLPSTGVLISEGVRGEGGILYNNEGERFMFEHGYANNAGELASRDVVSRAELTEVNEGRGVKDEYVHLDMRHLGADRILDRLENILHLAEDFEGVDGLVEPMPVKPGQHYAMGGIETDENGETCIGGLYAAGECACVSVHGGNRLGGNALPELIVFGKRAGYHAAGKDLGEAQIETGYAEGVEEEGDIDLPIEPGEAGIEPATGDAVADGSGQVADADAAVERAVEAERERVDHLMDKDDGVQHAEIRAKLQKAMTADVNVFRTEEGIKRALKVIRECREEYQDVYVDDPSRTFNTDLQQTYETRNLIDVAETIALGALVRKEFRGAHWRYEKQERDDENWLKHTMISWNGGKPSVWYRPVILEGEDKTYEPKIRSY comes from the coding sequence ATGTACGAACACGACGTCATCGTGGTCGGCGGCGGCGGAGCCGGCCTCCGCGCCGCGATCGCGGCACACGAAGCGGGAGCGGACGTAGCGATCGTCACGAAACTCCACCCGGTGCGCAGCCACACCGGGGCGGCAGAGGGCGGCATCAACGCCGCGCTGCGCGAGGGCGACGACTGGGAGCTGCACGCCTACGACACCATGAAGGGGTCGGACTACCTCGGCGACGCTCCGGCGATCGAGACCCTCGCGAAGGACGCGCCGAAGGACACGATCACCTTAGAGCACTGGGGGATGCCCTTCTCGCGTGAGGAGGACGGAACGGTCTCTCAGCGCCCCTTCGGTGGGCTCTCGTTCCCCCGCACCACCTACGCGGGCGCCGAGACGGGCCACCACCTGCTGCACACGCTGTACGAACAGGTCGTCAAGCGCGGCGTCCAGGTCTACGACGAGTGGTTCGTGATGAACCTCGCCGTCACCGACGAGCCCGACCCGAACGACCGCACCTGCCACGGCGTCGTCGCCTACGACGTCCAGACCGGCAAGATTCAGGGCTTCAAGGCCAACAAGGGCGTCATCCTCGCGACCGGCGGTCCCGGACAGGCCTTCGACCACACCACCAACGCCGTCTCCTGTACCGGCGACGGTCCGGCGATGGCGTATCGGGCGGGCGTCCCGCTCGAGGACATGGAGTTCATTCAGTTCCACCCGACGTCGCTGCCATCGACCGGCGTGCTGATCTCCGAGGGGGTCCGCGGTGAGGGTGGCATCCTCTACAACAACGAGGGCGAACGGTTCATGTTCGAGCACGGCTACGCGAACAACGCCGGCGAACTCGCGAGCCGCGACGTCGTCTCCCGCGCCGAGCTGACGGAGGTCAACGAGGGTCGCGGCGTCAAAGACGAGTACGTCCACCTCGACATGCGCCACCTCGGCGCCGACCGGATTCTCGACCGCCTCGAGAACATCCTCCACCTCGCGGAGGACTTCGAGGGCGTCGACGGGCTCGTCGAGCCGATGCCGGTCAAGCCCGGCCAGCACTACGCGATGGGTGGCATCGAGACCGACGAGAACGGCGAGACCTGCATCGGCGGTCTCTACGCCGCTGGCGAGTGTGCCTGCGTCTCCGTCCACGGCGGCAACCGGCTCGGCGGGAACGCCTTACCCGAGCTGATCGTCTTCGGCAAGCGCGCGGGCTACCACGCCGCCGGAAAGGACCTCGGCGAGGCGCAGATCGAGACCGGCTACGCCGAGGGCGTCGAGGAAGAGGGCGACATCGACCTCCCGATCGAGCCTGGCGAGGCTGGTATCGAGCCCGCCACCGGCGACGCCGTCGCCGACGGCTCCGGGCAAGTCGCCGACGCCGACGCCGCCGTCGAGCGCGCCGTCGAGGCCGAGCGCGAGCGCGTCGACCACCTGATGGACAAAGACGACGGCGTCCAGCACGCCGAGATCCGCGCGAAGCTCCAGAAGGCGATGACCGCCGACGTGAACGTCTTCCGGACCGAGGAGGGTATCAAGCGCGCACTGAAAGTCATCCGCGAGTGTCGCGAGGAGTATCAGGACGTCTACGTCGACGACCCCTCGCGGACGTTCAACACCGACCTCCAGCAGACCTACGAGACGCGAAACCTGATCGACGTCGCCGAGACGATCGCGCTGGGTGCGCTCGTGCGCAAGGAGTTCCGCGGCGCCCACTGGCGCTACGAGAAACAGGAGCGCGACGACGAGAACTGGCTCAAACACACGATGATCTCCTGGAACGGCGGCAAACCGTCGGTCTGGTACCGGCCCGTCATCCTCGAGGGCGAAGACAAGACGTACGAACCGAAGATCCGGAGCTACTAG
- a CDS encoding XapX domain-containing protein gives MSMQLTVLALLTGLLAGALFRFLHVPIPAPPELPGVMGIVGIFLGYKLIDHFDVGVDVLEVLGI, from the coding sequence ATGTCGATGCAACTCACCGTCCTCGCGCTCCTGACCGGCCTCCTGGCCGGTGCGCTGTTCAGGTTTCTTCACGTTCCGATCCCGGCACCGCCGGAGCTGCCCGGTGTCATGGGAATCGTCGGAATATTTCTCGGCTACAAACTGATCGACCACTTCGACGTCGGCGTCGACGTACTCGAGGTGCTCGGAATCTGA